The following coding sequences are from one Thermaerobacter subterraneus DSM 13965 window:
- a CDS encoding response regulator: MVVIDPAAFARRQVRAQLTPLGCVVLELSGSEPEPVIRRQLQRARVVLAEPAPWGRDAGRWLAVLKAMNPGATLVVCTALTTRAAVVAYRQAGAADVVAKPWQPARLQAAVRRALAARGPAGGLDPRAGRGAATSPGGESPGRACLEAGPVQGETGGTEEPCGQA, encoded by the coding sequence GTGGTGGTCATCGACCCTGCCGCCTTTGCCCGGCGCCAGGTCCGGGCGCAACTGACTCCCCTGGGGTGCGTGGTGCTGGAGCTTTCCGGATCCGAACCCGAGCCCGTGATCCGCCGCCAGCTCCAGCGGGCCCGGGTGGTCCTGGCCGAACCGGCTCCGTGGGGCCGGGACGCGGGCCGCTGGCTGGCTGTCCTGAAGGCGATGAATCCCGGCGCCACCCTGGTGGTGTGCACGGCCCTGACCACCCGGGCGGCCGTGGTGGCCTACCGGCAGGCGGGAGCGGCCGACGTGGTGGCCAAACCGTGGCAGCCTGCCCGCCTGCAGGCGGCGGTCCGGCGCGCCCTGGCGGCCCGGGGGCCGGCGGGAGGGCTGGATCCCCGCGCCGGCCGGGGCGCCGCAACGTCGCCGGGCGGGGAGTCGCCGGGCCGGGCCTGCCTGGAGGCGGGGCCGGTCCAGGGGGAGACCGGGGGGACGGAGGAACCTTGTGGACAGGCCTGA
- the fliP gene encoding flagellar type III secretion system pore protein FliP (The bacterial flagellar biogenesis protein FliP forms a type III secretion system (T3SS)-type pore required for flagellar assembly.) — MMPQVNVTLQPATGPEGLGAALQILLLLTVLSLAPALLVMMTGFTRIVVALSFLRGALGTQQAPPNQVLVGLALFLTVFVMAPVWQQVYQDAWIPYRDGRIGQVEALQRAQEPVREFMFRYTRERDLALFLELSGRGPVASPDQVPTYVLIPAFAISELKTAFQIGFILYVPFLVIDMVVASTLMSMGMLMVPPMLVSLPFKILLFVLVDGWNLVVRSLLASFGMPG, encoded by the coding sequence ATGATGCCCCAGGTGAACGTCACCCTCCAGCCGGCCACGGGCCCGGAAGGCCTGGGTGCCGCCCTGCAGATCCTGCTTCTGCTCACCGTGCTGTCCCTGGCGCCGGCGCTGCTGGTGATGATGACGGGCTTCACCCGCATCGTGGTCGCCCTGTCCTTCCTGCGCGGCGCCCTGGGTACCCAGCAGGCCCCGCCCAACCAGGTGCTGGTGGGGCTGGCCCTGTTCCTGACCGTGTTCGTCATGGCACCGGTCTGGCAGCAGGTCTACCAGGACGCCTGGATACCCTACCGGGACGGCCGGATCGGCCAGGTCGAGGCCCTGCAGCGGGCGCAGGAACCGGTGCGGGAGTTCATGTTCCGCTATACCCGGGAACGGGACTTGGCCCTGTTCCTGGAACTGTCGGGGCGGGGGCCGGTGGCGTCGCCCGACCAGGTCCCGACCTACGTGCTGATTCCTGCCTTTGCCATCAGCGAGCTCAAGACGGCCTTCCAGATCGGTTTCATCCTTTACGTACCCTTTCTGGTCATCGACATGGTGGTGGCCAGCACCCTGATGTCCATGGGCATGTTGATGGTTCCGCCCATGCTGGTGTCGCTGCCGTTCAAGATCCTGCTGTTCGTGCTGGTCGACGGCTGGAACCTGGTGGTCCGGTCCCTGCTGGCGTCCTTCGGCATGCCGGGCTAG
- the fliR gene encoding flagellar biosynthetic protein FliR, with protein sequence MDLAAIATTELNRFLLCLGRTSGLVVASPAFGGGLVPAPARALLAVLLALVVYPVMPPARPPATALGYGAALLAEVAAGLALGLVTALVFAAVQLAGQLLDLSAGFGLSGVIDPVSSQSMPVLGHFLYLVMWVLLLATDGHHLILRALADSYRHLPPGGAGLAGGAPVLLDLAGWMFATGLLLSLPVLAVLVAVMVALGLVSRAVPQLNVFITGLPVQVAVALVALLAALPALAGALAGLARPLGEFLARLLEAMGP encoded by the coding sequence GTGGACCTGGCGGCCATCGCCACCACAGAACTCAACCGGTTCCTGCTCTGCCTGGGCCGGACCAGCGGCCTGGTGGTCGCCTCGCCGGCCTTCGGCGGGGGCCTGGTGCCGGCGCCTGCGCGGGCGCTGCTGGCGGTGCTTCTGGCCCTGGTGGTATACCCGGTGATGCCGCCCGCCCGGCCGCCCGCCACGGCCCTGGGTTACGGGGCCGCCCTGCTGGCCGAGGTGGCCGCGGGGCTTGCCCTGGGCCTGGTCACCGCCCTGGTCTTCGCCGCCGTCCAGCTGGCGGGCCAGCTGCTCGACCTGTCGGCGGGCTTCGGCCTGAGCGGGGTCATCGATCCCGTCTCGAGCCAGTCCATGCCCGTCCTGGGGCACTTTCTCTACCTGGTCATGTGGGTTCTGCTGCTGGCCACCGACGGCCACCACCTGATCCTGCGGGCTCTGGCTGACAGCTACCGCCACCTGCCACCGGGGGGAGCCGGCCTGGCCGGCGGTGCCCCGGTGCTGCTCGACCTGGCGGGCTGGATGTTCGCCACCGGCCTCCTGTTGAGCCTCCCCGTCCTGGCCGTGCTGGTGGCCGTGATGGTGGCGCTGGGCCTGGTGTCCCGGGCGGTGCCCCAGCTCAACGTGTTCATCACGGGCCTGCCGGTGCAGGTGGCCGTGGCCCTGGTCGCCCTGCTGGCCGCCCTGCCGGCGCTGGCCGGAGCCCTGGCCGGCCTGGCCCGGCCTCTGGGCGAGTTCCTGGCCCGGCTGCTGGAGGCGATGGGCCCATGA
- a CDS encoding FliO/MopB family protein codes for MWTGLIQFLVASLLVIAAAAWGSRALVRWLKPAQGGRDLEIRSVVSLGGRRVLCVVRWHGDELLLGVTDQGVSLLDRRAAREDEPA; via the coding sequence TTGTGGACAGGCCTGATCCAGTTTCTCGTTGCTTCGCTGCTGGTGATCGCAGCGGCCGCGTGGGGGAGCCGGGCCCTGGTCCGGTGGTTGAAGCCTGCCCAGGGCGGGCGTGATCTGGAAATCCGGTCCGTGGTGTCCCTGGGCGGCCGGCGGGTCCTGTGCGTGGTGCGCTGGCACGGGGACGAGCTCCTGCTCGGGGTGACCGACCAGGGCGTGAGCCTGCTGGACCGGCGGGCGGCCCGGGAGGATGAGCCGGCATGA
- the fliQ gene encoding flagellar biosynthesis protein FliQ has translation MMTDAMVLTVGREALWTGLLVAAPVLLLTVAVGVAISILQAATQVTEQTLVFVPKILAAAAALLLFGPWMLATLVRYTVQLYESIPGVLG, from the coding sequence ATGATGACCGACGCCATGGTGCTTACGGTGGGGCGGGAAGCCCTGTGGACGGGCCTTCTGGTGGCCGCCCCCGTGCTCCTCCTGACGGTGGCCGTCGGGGTGGCGATCAGCATTCTGCAGGCGGCCACCCAGGTGACGGAGCAGACCCTGGTCTTTGTTCCCAAGATCCTGGCGGCAGCGGCGGCCCTCCTGCTCTTCGGGCCGTGGATGCTGGCGACCCTGGTGCGCTACACGGTGCAGCTGTACGAATCCATCCCCGGCGTCCTGGGATGA